Within the Papaver somniferum cultivar HN1 unplaced genomic scaffold, ASM357369v1 unplaced-scaffold_22, whole genome shotgun sequence genome, the region gGATTGGTGAAATGAAGTTTGAGCCTGATACTGGTTGTTTGGTGCATCCGTACCTTGCACCAATGGTGGCAAGTTTATCTCTTATTGCTCGAAATTTAGATAATAAGTATGTTTGTTCGGGTTCGAAGCTGCCTAAGGTGCTCTGTGTTGGGATTGGTGGAGGAGcgttgcttacatttttgagaACCCAATTCGGGTTTCAAGTATTTGGGGTGGAGAATGATGAGATGGTTGTGAATGTTGCAAAACGATATTTTGGTTTGGTGGAAAGCGAATTTCTTCGAGTCCTGGTGGGAGATGGTATCAATGTCATAAGGAGTGTTGCCAGGAGAGGAGTTCAAGCAGGGTTTGTGGCATCTATTACCAATGCGGATTTAGAGAATGATCAGCATTCGACTACTTATATTGAGGATGAGTCCAAGTTTGACATTATAATGGTGGATTTAGATTCTAATGATGCTATGAATGGTCCAGGTGCTCCACCATTAGATTTTGTTCAAAGCTCGATACTTTTGGATGCTAAAATGGCTCTAAACTCGCTTGGAATTCTTGTGCTTAATGTAATTCCCTTGAGTAAGTCTTTCTACGAGGTATTGATTTGTGAACTGAGGAAAATTTTCTCGCAGTTGTATGAAATAAATGTGGGAAATGAGGAAAATTATGTTATCATTGCTACTGTTTCACCTGTCAGCTTTGTCCACGATGAGATTGAGACTTCTATTCAGGAGAAGTTGAAGATGGCCAATTTGGGGTACTATATCGAATGCATAAGGAAGATATGAAAGTTTTAATGAGTAGCTGTTTGATTTTTATAATCTCAAGAAAACGCATGGGTAGCTTGAACTAGCTGTTGCAATGGAGGCTCTCAAGCCTCTCAATATGGTGTTTATGATTTAAATCAACTTGGATTACAGTTGCCCGAAGGTGTAAACCAACAATCACAGTGCTTTGGCTGATGAATTAGCAAAATCAAATACGCCTTGTGCTGGTGGAGCTTCTTCATTAACTGGTAATTTTGTATATGAAAGTTTTAATGAGTAGCTGTTTGATTTTTATAATCTCAAGAAAACGCATGGGTAGCTTGAACTAGCTGTTGCAATGGAGGCTCTCAAGCCTCTCAATATGGTGTTTATGATTTAAATCAACTTGGATTACAGTTGCCCGAAGGTGTAAACCAACAATCACAGTGCTTTGGCTGATGAATTAGCAAAATCAAATACGCCTTGTGCTGGTGGAGCTTCTTCATTAACTGGTAATTTTgtagttatttatttattattttttgtagaaTGTAATTCATTTCAGAgcatttttttcttaaaaacatGGCTGTCATACTTCTTACTTTCACCAGATGAAGCTCTGAGATaatatgttgattttttttttcttcttgaataGAGCTAATAGTTATCAGTGGAAGAAGTCGGTAAAAGGTATTTATTTGCCTCTTCCCGTTTGTCATCTTAGTCTGAACATAATGGTGTTAAAATAAAGAAGCCTTCTATTCTTGGATCCTAGTTTGGTGGGAAACGGAGAGCTTTAACTTTGTTACTGAATTATAAATGTTATATAACTTAACTCTAGGACGGTCGTTGTGCTCAACATGTACGTGGTTCAATAGTTAGTTTAGAATTCATAAACAAAGCTAGTCATGGTTGGCTTCCAAATGCATCATTGGTCATTTATCTGGACCTGAAACACAGAATGCCCCTTAGAGTAAGAGTCATGTCCTCTCCAGATGTACTTCGCTACTTTTTTTAGTGGCTACGTATCTTAACTTCTATTTCCCCCCCTATTAATCTCCATCTATGTATTGCATGCAGGTGTATGAGTTTGTAGGGCTAGTGTTCATGGAGTGGACATTATGGGTCCTGCCAGATGTTCAACTACAAACGAGGAGTTCCAAAACGTATTAGAACCACTGACAAGCAGGTGTGGTCTATCTTACAGGTGCCACTTGGCATTTGTTTATTCAATTTCCTTTCGCTTTTTGATTGTGTTTTTCCTTTGTTTATAGGCAAGGAAGTTAATCGCTTCCAATTTCCTTTCACTCTTTGATTATGTTTTCCTTAGTTCATAGGCGAGGAACCTGTGGTCCTGCTAAGTGATCAGCTGAAGAAATCAAGAGACGGAATGATCTGATGTCATGCCATGAGGGAGAAACTACAGGTGTGTCATTTCGATATAATTTTGCTGAgaatttttttgttcattttcctTCTTTGCTTTCGTTTTTTTTCTTATTACTTTAAACTCTCAATTTTTTTAGATGGAGAAGGACAAATTTGCGTGCGTGAATCGTATTTTAACCGTGAAAGCAGATATGTCTCATGTTTCCTTAAGAGCTGCTTCAGTTGCTGATTCTTGGATACATGAAGTTGCATCATCAGTTTGATCAAATAAATCTGTTTGAGATTATATTAGAAGAGGCTTCAGAAGAACCAGGTGCGATTTTCAGGTGTATGTCTGGTTTTGATCAGTAGATGTAGCTAATTTGTTTTGGGTGTTAGTTCTTAGACCGACCGTTGTGGCTTCTGGTCCAGGTAGGAAAGGTTTCCAATGAAAATGCACATTATGCAAAGCCAACTGAGTGAATACAAAGAGGCTGTTTTAGAGGTCCGTTCATTGAGAGGTGAAGCTCAGTCACTGTCTAGTATTCTTGATAGAAAATTAATTTTGACTCAAGGATAGTGTAACTATATTTGTGATGCTTCAGTGCCAGGGCTGGTTTAATTTGTTTGTTTCACAAGAAGAGTTAAGTCTGACGATTTTAGAGTAGCTAAAGATTACATACATTAACCTTGCAGTACTTGCACAGAATTGTTAAATTTTCGGCTCTAGTGAGCTTATTTGCTTAAGCTCGAgtttgtttcaatttcagttctcGCTTATGACTTGTGTGAGGCAATGACTGGAAAATTTTGTTGACGGACTTTCTATACTCTTATCTGCCTTAATTTTCAGTATAAGTTGTATAACAAACCGTTGTTTTCACATTATAAAGTTTTGGTGGAATATCTTTTCTTTCCTTAAACTTTTTTACTATTGCTGTTGTTTTATGTCTTATATAAAAGAGCATGTACTTGGTGAATATCTTTTGTGATGATCTTCATAGTTCATACATTGAGGTTGATTGATGCCTCAACCCTGTTGCAGTTTCTTTGTTAATGATATAGGTTTCAGAACGGTGATATGTTTGTTTGAGCGTgatcttttctggttatgcagGGATGCCATTGACGCTAGATATTTAGAATACCAGCAGGCATGGTCTCGAGTTCAAAGTCCAGAATCTTAACTTGATGAACAtggcttggagattcgtgttaagGAAGCAAACAAAGCTGAAGTTGTATTGTATCTCTATTCTCTACTAGGAGTAGCTACAGCAGAAGCTAAGTGCGCCTAGGCAAGCGCCCGgggcgccttttacaacatagagcTGACCTCAGAAAAGTTCAAATTTTCAAGAaggttggttttgtctttcttcttttttcgcCACTATAATGATGTGATACTCGCAAAAATAAATCCTACTGTACATTgtgaaactatatatatatatatatatttgtatgtTTGATAGATGATATGCAATTCTGCTTTTTATAAGTCCAAAATGCAGACGCTTTAGCTGCAGATGTGGAAACAATGGAATTAGAGAGATTACGGTTCCAAAGTAGAGACACACATATTAGGTTCGCAAATACCTTCTATATCTATTGGAGGATCAACATTGAAACTTGATGAAAATTAAAAAAG harbors:
- the LOC113340668 gene encoding methyltransferase-like protein 13, translated to MVMDKGTLENLIPSQYIYFDFPNPHHSRESTTISSTYGNFLRITVLDSPIIQTSDHPIQIAAMLVPIDREDDWIFSTKSGNFQLLSNLQQISRLILVGNLPTGDLPVNYSRRPILDGDGEYLAEFEEALLPLLIAVSPKSYLKGLGENFEIPFAMYEDNLICSVLVERCIGSCVGEMIVEDVEIENYVDGKLDLGRREFRRRLRFKKMPNLVQTEIRIVPNGVEVDSVNLRIGEMKFEPDTGCLVHPYLAPMVASLSLIARNLDNKYVCSGSKLPKVLCVGIGGGALLTFLRTQFGFQVFGVENDEMVVNVAKRYFGLVESEFLRVLVGDGINVIRSVARRGVQAGFVASITNADLENDQHSTTYIEDESKFDIIMVDLDSNDAMNGPGAPPLDFVQSSILLDAKMALNSLGILVLNVIPLSKSFYEVLICELRKIFSQLYEINVGNEENYVIIATVSPVSFVHDEIETSIQEKLKMANLGYYIECIRKI